Within Trueperaceae bacterium, the genomic segment GCGGCGGGTTCCAGGCCATGACCTCGCCCCAGCTGCACTCGGTGCCGTCCCTGGCGACCTCGACGATCCGCCCGCCCACGCGGCCCTCGAACCTGACCTCCGCCACGTCGTCGCCGGCTATCGAGTGCGTGGCCGTGGGCCACCACTCGCCGATGCGCCCGGTGAACAGGTCGAACGCCGCCTCGACGGGCAGCGGTACCGTCCTCGTCTTGACCACGGGGGCTATCGCCTCGGTCGTACTCCGCATCTCGTGCTCCTTCCGCGCGGCCGCCTCGAAGGCGTCGAGCGCGTCGTCCCACAGCTCCTCGAACCAGGCGCGCAGCTCCGCCAGCCCCGCCGCGTCCGCGCGGTAGACCCGGCTCGCGCCCTCGCGCTCCGCCACGACCAGCCCGGCGTCGAGCAGCACGCGCAGGTGCTGGGAGACGGCCGGGCGGCTCACGGGCAGGGCGCTGGCGAGCCGGCCGACGGGGCTGGGACGGCGCAGGACCATCTCGAACACGCGCCGGCGCGTGGGGTCCGAGAGCGCCGCGAGCCTGTCGATGGGCTGCATGCCAGTATCGTAAGTGTTGACTTACCGTAAGTCAACACTTACGCCGCGCCACCGGGCGCGGAGGCTCCGCAGGGCCGCATGTCACCGGCCGGCGGCGCCTCACACGTGGAGCGGGCGCCCGGCGCCGCGAGGAAGGACCGTCGCGGGGGGCACCTGGCGGCGGCTCACACGTCCAGCGGGCGCCCGCCGAGGTGCCAGCCGCCGCAGTACTTGCACTGGTAGATGCCCTTGTCGTGGCCGTACTGCAGACGGACGAGCGCCTGCGCCTCCAGCGCCTGACGCTGGTTCAGGTAGCGCGTCTTCCGCTTGCAGGCGCGCTCCTCCAGCTCCCTCAGCTCCTCGGGCGAGGGCCGGCGCCGGGGGCGGTTCCTGGCCTTCCTCCCCACGCCCCACATCGTCGCACGCGCGAGGGCGCGGCCTCCTGGGTCGGGGAACGGCATGCGAGACCGCGCGCGGCTCCACGTACGCCGGGGCGGGCCGTCGGCGAACAGGGTGCGCCCTCCGCCGCCGGGTCCGGCCTTCGCGGGCCGACGCGCTCGTCAGGACGCGCCCCGTACGTCCCCCGGCGACCACGACCCGTTCCTACCGCCCGACCAGACCGCGCCCGCCACCGGCGGGCGCGCCGCCACGGCCGCCGCCACCTCCTCCAATGGCACGCGGTAGGCGAAGCGGGTCTTCAGGTACCAGACCTCGAGGCCGAGGCGGGCTCGTTCGGGGTCGCCCGGGGGTATGCCCAGGCGCTCGGCGTACTCCGCCGCCCTGTTCACGGCCAGGTCGAAGAGGGCGTCGCGCGGCGCGGGCACGCCCTCGAGGATACGCGGGGCGTCAGCGTCCGCGGGGCCGCGGGGCCGAGGCGTCGACGGGGTCGCCACGCCGAGGGCGCCGCGCTCGCGACGGAGGACCGGCGCGGGCGTCGCACGGCGGCACCGCGCTGCCGCCGGGGGCCAGGTGGCCCTCAGCCGCCGTTGCGGGTGCGCACCCTGTAGCCCAGCGCCTCGAGGGCGCGTCGGCCGGCCTCCTGCGCCGCGGCGTCCTCGAACGCCAGGCGCACCGCGCCGCCCGACTCCCGGACGCCGAGGACCTCGATGTCCTTGATGTTCACGTTCGCGGCGGCGAGCGCCGCCGTGATGCGCGCGAACTCGCCGGGCCGGTCGAGCACCGCCACGACGAGCTCCCAGCGCGAGGCGAGCAGGCCCCGCTTCACCACCGGGACGGCGTCGCGGGCGCGCTTGGCGGCCGCGGCGCGCTCCAGCAGCGCCTCCGGGTCGTCGAGGGCCTCCTCGAGGTCGGCTAGAGCGCGCCTGAAGGCCCGCAGCGCCTCGCGGACCGGTCCGGCGTTGTCGGCGACCATGTCGCGGCTCATGCGCGGGTCGCCGCTGGCGACGCGGGTGAGGTCGCGGAAGCCGCCGGCCGCCAGGAGGGCCTTGAGTGGGCGGTCCTCGCCCTCGTCGATCAGCGTCGTGAGCGCCACGGCGGCCAGGTAGGGGAGGTGGCTGACGGCGGCGACGAGCTCGTCGTGCTTCTCGGGGGTCGTCTCGATCGCCCGCGCGCCCAGCCCCGCCACGAGGCCGCGCACCGTCTCCAGCGCCGCCGCAGCGGTGGCCGCCACGGGCGTGAGTACCCAGACGGCGTTCTCGAGGAGGCCGGGGTCGGCGTTCACGACGCCGGCGCGCTCGCTGCCGGCCATGGGATGGCCGCCCACGAAGCGCCCCGGACCGCCCGGCCAGTCGACGGTCGTCACCGCCTCCACGACCGGCCGCTTGACGCCGCCGACGTCGGTGACGACGGCCGTGGGCCTCAGGTGGGGGAGGAGCGCCCTGGCCAGGTCGGGCAGCGCCCGCGTGGGCGCGGCCAGCACCAGGACGTCCACGTCCGCCAGCCAGTCGCCGGGCTCGAGCCGCGCCTCGTCCACGGCGCCCAGGCCCAGGGCCGCGTCGAGGGCCTTCGCGTCGTGGTCGAAGCCTATGACGCGCTCGAACAGGCCGTGCTCCCGCACGCCCAGCGCCACCGAGCCGCCGATGAGCCCGACGCCGGCAACCGCCAGCGTGCGCCCCGCGCTCACGTCAGAGCGACTTCCCGAGCGCCCGCACCACCGGCTCGAGGCGCGCCATCAGCGCCTGGAACTCGGCCTCGTCGAGCTGCTGCGCGGCGTCGGACCTCGCCTCCTCCGGCCTCGGGTGCACCTCGACGATGATGCCGTCGGCGCCTGCGGCCGCGCCGGCCAGCGCCAGCGACGGCACCAGCGAGCGCTTGCCGGCGGCGTGGCTGGGGTCCACCCAGACGGGCAGGTGCGTCAGCTCCTTCAGGACGGGCACGGCGCTCACGTCGAGCGTGAAGCGGGTGGACGTCTCGAACGTCCTGATGCCCCGCTCGCACAGGACCACCTGGGGGTTGCCCTGGCTGAGGATGTACTCGGCGGCCTGCAGGAACTCGTTCACCGACGTCGACATGCCGCGCTTGAACAGCACGGGCTTGCCGGAGCGCCCCACCTCGGCGAGCAGGGCGAAGTTCTGCGTGTTCCTGGCGCCCACCTGCAGCATGTCGGCGACGCCGGCCAC encodes:
- a CDS encoding metalloregulator ArsR/SmtB family transcription factor, producing the protein MQPIDRLAALSDPTRRRVFEMVLRRPSPVGRLASALPVSRPAVSQHLRVLLDAGLVVAEREGASRVYRADAAGLAELRAWFEELWDDALDAFEAAARKEHEMRSTTEAIAPVVKTRTVPLPVEAAFDLFTGRIGEWWPTATHSIAGDDVAEVRFEGRVGGRIVEVARDGTECSWGEVMAWNPP
- a CDS encoding prephenate dehydrogenase/arogenate dehydrogenase family protein, with protein sequence MSAGRTLAVAGVGLIGGSVALGVREHGLFERVIGFDHDAKALDAALGLGAVDEARLEPGDWLADVDVLVLAAPTRALPDLARALLPHLRPTAVVTDVGGVKRPVVEAVTTVDWPGGPGRFVGGHPMAGSERAGVVNADPGLLENAVWVLTPVAATAAAALETVRGLVAGLGARAIETTPEKHDELVAAVSHLPYLAAVALTTLIDEGEDRPLKALLAAGGFRDLTRVASGDPRMSRDMVADNAGPVREALRAFRRALADLEEALDDPEALLERAAAAKRARDAVPVVKRGLLASRWELVVAVLDRPGEFARITAALAAANVNIKDIEVLGVRESGGAVRLAFEDAAAQEAGRRALEALGYRVRTRNGG